The stretch of DNA AATTGAAGATAAGAATTTAGCTTTGGAGCCGTCAGTTGGAAATTTGATCATAGAATCGTTCCGCAAGCTTGATTTCACAAaggatatttttttgaccAATTTGAACGCAACGTCCATGGGATTTGTTACTGCTGCGGTAGGCAGAAGCTTAGATCCGGATTCAAGGAGAAAGTTTGTGGAAGACCAGGTTAACATTCACATAAAAAATCTTGTTGAAATCAATGACCCTCATTCACGAATGTTTTTCGTACTTTCGTTGGCGTCGATTTACAAATACAACACCAATTATTCTACCTTTAGGATTATCTACGATGTTATTTTTACATTAGCGAAGGATCCCCATGCACTGATACACACCTGGTCACTGAGAGCCATGTCCATTTTATTGGAGAAACACCTCGTCATTGATATGACTAGCACCTGCAGTTTGTTGGCTGCGACACAAGAGTTTCTGGTCAATCCTGAATACGGGAAATATGGTCCTTCTGTCCTAAGATATAACTACAATATGGATTACGACTCCTATGTCATTATTGCTGATATTGTCAGGGTTCTTACGGAAAAGGTTGGCCCTAGCCTCCTGGATATGGACGAAAAAGTTACACagactttcaaaaacatcaCAATGAGTTCGTTGCTAACAGATAACCAGGCATGCAATCTACAAAGTTTGAAAATATATGAGAACGTCGCGACTTTCAAACTTACGGGATTTTTCCAGGACACACTATTCATCAAGAGCATGAAAAGTACGATCTCACAAAGTTTACTGTTGGGATTTGGTTCGTCCTATTTCAACACCGATTTTGTTATCCCGACAACTATATCTCCTAGGTTAGCTAATCCAGAAGCTGCCCTGGAATGTTTCCGCATTTTCACtcaacttttcaaattagGGAAGAGAGAATTATTTGTTGCTAGTATTGAAAGTTTTGCCTGGAGGTACTTGTCTGTTTTTCCTGCCTCCAAAGCAATCAAATCTTACTTTTCGGAATGGCTCTTACACGCCAAGGAGGACGAAAAATGGATAGAAAAGTTATATACAATGTTCAATGTTTCGACTGAAAAGTTATTTGATGGTATCTTTAAGCAATTCGAAAGTCAATACGATAGTCGAAAcaatgttgaaaaagaaactatTGATCCAGAACAGGAGACAATATCCAATATTCAAGGAAATATGGACAGGGAAAAGAATGCCGATACTGTTCAATGGAAAACCAGGAAAATACTTCTCAGTCTTATCAGCAAATTGCTAATCAGCATTTCTAATAAACCAGGCTTTTCGTTATTACTTCTACAAAACTTGACTAATCTAGTTAGTCTATCTTTTCAAGCTGTTATATCCAGGATCGAAGAGCTAAATATGTACGGTTTGGAGATACTACACTTGATTTTAAAACACTTTTCGACAGAGAAGGAACAAAAGATAAAAGCCCTATTGGTACAGGAAGAAGCCCAAATCACGAGTTCCCTAATGGCTGTCTTTCATAAGGGTGCATCTCCAAAAGTTGTTTGTAAGGCTATTGATATTGCTGCCGATGTGATTTGCTTCAAGATATTTCCGGCTGGCGATCAGAGTAGACTCACACACcttttgataaaaatgTTGGAGACCTTAAAAGATGATTTTAGCACCATAACAGTTGGAGAAACCGAACTCATCACAAAGAGTGCAAAAAGGAAAGTAGAGCtgaattttttgaatggGTGGTCTAAAATTGTGCAAGAGGCTGTTGCTTCACATGACGTTGGAATGCTGGAATTCACCGTTCCATATCACAGCATACTACTGCCCTTGTGGATCATCTCATTACGTGAATACATGCTTACCAAGTACGGAAATTTTGACTTTGATACAACAAGTGTAAACGGTGCAGCAAATGACCAAGCGGAATCAAGGAGCACCAAATTAGAACTGTACGATTCAGTTTGGTTAAACTTTGTGAAGGTGATTGGTTCCTTTTTAGATCTTGACAGCGATTCACTGTCCATATATTTGAGTGACGACGAGTTGGAAAGTTTTATGTTCATGCTGTTTGCCCGTTGTCTGGAAGAAATAACTAAATCGTCTGACGAAAACGCTTACAGGATTAATCTTCTCCAAACATTGCATAACTTGATGAAAAGTCAAATGCTTTTGAAGCTTTTATTGCAGGACCCAGTATTCGAGGAATTTACAAGTTTGTTTGAACGGTTGATCATTACTGGTACTGTTGAGGAAAAATCAGAAGtagttttttctttggatACGGTCATTCATGGTTACAACAAGATAAACGCATCACCCGAAACATTTTTAGGCAGTATTGACAAACTTTACGACGCGATAAGACTAGTTCTGATGGTTATAACACACATTCTACCATTTGTGGAATACAGTGTTTCTGGTTTCGAATCGACTGAAAATGATATTCATTTGGGCCCAGAAAATGCCAAGCTCCTCAAATATTGTTTTACTGTTATGGATTCCACAGTTTcagattttgaaggtgTCTTCAAACTCGATCTATATGCCTGTTTGCTCTTCCTTATTGGAAAGATATATCAGTCTGCTGTGTGTAATGAGGTAGTACCTATAATTCTACCGCTATTGAAATCCATCACCTCCGGGCTCAAAAATAATGGTGAGGAATCCAATCTGCTATACATTCTTTACAAGTGTATCAGCGGCGAATTTGGAAAAACAGTGAGCGACGAAAACAGTCTTGCAACGCTTTTTGTACTTCTGACGGGTGGGTTTTCTGGATTCCGCAAGGCTGACATTGACGGGATCAGCCAATACATTATTTCGTTGCTAGATTCAGGAGCACATCAAGAAATGATTTATCAAGGGGTGAAAAGGGTGATAGAGACGTCATCAAATAGCGATACCTCTAGACTTGTACTGAGACCAATTATTAGTCACATGGTTACCGTTACAGGCGAGTCCAAAAGCAATTTGAACTCAACACTGGACATACTACTGGTCGTTTCAAAATCGATAAAAGATGATTCTGAGAAGGTTGCCTCTTTGTTTAGTATGTCGTTGATTCTTATTTTCGACCATTTTGACGGGAAGATTTTACCTGAACATATCAGTGAGAAAATCATGGTATTGGCCGAAAGAGACTCTATGTTGTTTCAGCGTGCACTTAGGTCAACATTAAACACCAAACAAATAGACATTTTACGGTTGTCTGTGCAGGAGATTTTGAGTTATGATAGCTCGATGGGTTCCAAGGACAATAACACTCTAGAACTATTTAAGTAACTTCTCTGTAATTAGCTAGATAAATTTGTGGAATGTTAGTGTATAAATTACAATGTTGATAATCAATGTTGACGTATTATCTTCTTCCTAATCTTCCAAATAATCGCATTCAATGCAACGACAGCTTTTACCATTCTTCGATATAATAGTTCTATTATTGAGAATTAAAAGTCATATGATCAACTTTATTCTTTTGTGTCTTTCCCAGTAAAGTATTTAATCTGTCACATATCAATTTGTTTAGTACTATTTTTATGTAAGAGTtaaagcaggttgtgattgagtaaagtgtgtaaggactctgatattgtgtatttacgccgtatacgtaagTATGTAGTTGTAGCAGTTGTGCTTCCTTGTCTAAGACTGATAGATatcgggtttataatatttcacagtactgtattagatagggtagcgggtcatgagtccattcccaaagggagttcccaatttatcctcacattTCCCCCCGCTAAGATTCTGTCTAGTTCTCATAAGACGCATGCTTTGCTGTTGATACGAGACAGAATCTTCACCACTAGCACCACGCATCGGAAAAGCTGAAGCTTCCCAGATTTAGCGCGCTACCGGCTTCAAACTCTGTCAAGGATGTACATCAGGTTGAGGATATGGCGGTCCTCGGCGAACGATCGTTGTGTCTCCAAAAACTGGACCCTGGTCTTTAGTAAAACAAAATCCATCCTAACGAGTGACCGATCTCGCTAGTCTGTTCAACTTACTGGTTATTCGTTCTTGCATGTTgtatagaaaaaaaacaaagaaatgGATCACTGGGAAAAATCTGCGACGCAGAAAGCAAAAAACCTAAACCTAAAAAACATACTGTGTGCTTGAACTAGACAGCAGTACCCGCATTACCATTGCTCGTTAGTTGACGTTGCTCCTAATGGTAACTTTTATAAAAACGGAAAAGTTCGGATGCTAGTGTTCAGCGTTTCCTCCCTATTCTTTTCCGCTTTATCGGGGGCCTGCCTCCACGCCAACGGACTTGTGCTCTCGCTAAAGCGTCGTCCTGCAATCGTTTCCGATTCGTTCGATGCTTtttcaagtactcgatGTAGTGGGTGGGTAGATGGCTTTCGACCAGCTCGAGAGGCATTTGAATGATATCCCACGCTTCTGTATCCCTCCAAATAGTCTCAACCATGGTTCCCTCTGGGCGCATATCCATTTCCCCAAACCAACGATCTGGTTGAGGTTGGTCAATTGAGCTTCGCGAGTCAAAGGTGGGATGCGTCCGTAATCATTTTCCCGTTCCGAGAAAGGTTTCAGATCCCGCGCATTGAACACACAGTGACGAAGCGTGTCCGTCCCAGTCTCCACTCGGTACGAATTCGGATTGATGACTTCCACGATCGCATATGGTCCATACCACAAGAAATGGAATTTCTGTCCCCGTTTTGGTTTCATGTAGACGTCCTTTTTGATTAACACCTTTTgaccaactttgaagttacTAGGCCGCAGCGCTGGTTTTTCTTGAGCGAGACTCTGTCTTGCTCTTGTGACACCCTACGGCGAACGTCCTCAAGGATTCCTTGGGCAGCTCGTAGGTAGTTCTCGATCTTATCCACCTCGTGGCTCTTGCTAA from Huiozyma naganishii CBS 8797 chromosome 1, complete genome encodes:
- the LAA1 gene encoding AP-1 complex accessory protein LAA1 (similar to Saccharomyces cerevisiae LAA1 (YJL207C); ancestral locus Anc_1.127) codes for the protein MSLVEAIDASIDKRHVLSTWILENFGILSTHDTTKNNPTDVAHVEKLYSNANAFLTYLPTTDAVKEIYSHYLFLRFSQLYCLTLERSKSEAPGRIFDSADLLTNILVEEDVSVKPNDSPDKKDKKKKLTKKTYVFTPAKDMAVTILTQIFETFGKDITSLIPLLLSVLFKNLKKVIEKPKYNHATYMVSLQRLFTAVIKQANSLDTADVHKFIKFSKKVFESIYTNEENFPVDFVSAMIDSWNIILTQDSFIKEHRENISDIIYSKFRHEELGIYGFANDHSRPHTAKCLANVLFDYSCSKGILTAQDVFGIYVKIYTHSTTRDVKAGCFESLVQFLMLNLTVDRHFFKECGYLDVLVEVSSILCVHHTEGRKVGTISRSLKLLVGMHNLLLPYVSEASKVQMVMKLIDIKSECTGSYNEGFMQPNFLMDENTHNQWYTIIKLDLLECLLLDLSSVYTNDPQLTQLLKDKLMEMCTADVFAVRVCANRVLNTFLTGSPQYIAEVIETSLGQLNSGFQQKENFPYSTLHGCSLLIANSMDIADKNYVPYDLIMRVTVFATSFIKNSTTTTTGDNYFKGLVCWILMIGLMNYSDDSYLKLQTAQLFLFWKVLLTHSFTYRNEEELVRNLEIRSHALACLLAYLNNASIDKEMAKQVSYLLTKCSNFNHSVSLKSQLVDQTLLNNEKRILQVYLKVKDYISTDFNSSLLILIMKNFSDPNLYIESSTTILESMKKMRKKKDPEDSQKEKVFDLTVDSILRQQNGFAFGLSSKISKSGIYNLSLHEVKSDLALIGGAWFFNKQDWHRAFEDEVFTPISTCLTNDSLVLLYGKLSYGAGALYLPKTTTSLIDFSMELFSSVFPYLNDKIQYSVIENLNLSLFSKATTPLRSVAIAANICSALYTALEIIEDKNLALEPSVGNLIIESFRKLDFTKDIFLTNLNATSMGFVTAAVGRSLDPDSRRKFVEDQVNIHIKNLVEINDPHSRMFFVLSLASIYKYNTNYSTFRIIYDVIFTLAKDPHALIHTWSLRAMSILLEKHLVIDMTSTCSLLAATQEFLVNPEYGKYGPSVLRYNYNMDYDSYVIIADIVRVLTEKVGPSLLDMDEKVTQTFKNITMSSLLTDNQACNLQSLKIYENVATFKLTGFFQDTLFIKSMKSTISQSLLLGFGSSYFNTDFVIPTTISPRLANPEAALECFRIFTQLFKLGKRELFVASIESFAWRYLSVFPASKAIKSYFSEWLLHAKEDEKWIEKLYTMFNVSTEKLFDGIFKQFESQYDSRNNVEKETIDPEQETISNIQGNMDREKNADTVQWKTRKILLSLISKLLISISNKPGFSLLLLQNLTNLVSLSFQAVISRIEELNMYGLEILHLILKHFSTEKEQKIKALLVQEEAQITSSLMAVFHKGASPKVVCKAIDIAADVICFKIFPAGDQSRLTHLLIKMLETLKDDFSTITVGETELITKSAKRKVELNFLNGWSKIVQEAVASHDVGMLEFTVPYHSILLPLWIISLREYMLTKYGNFDFDTTSVNGAANDQAESRSTKLELYDSVWLNFVKVIGSFLDLDSDSLSIYLSDDELESFMFMLFARCLEEITKSSDENAYRINLLQTLHNLMKSQMLLKLLLQDPVFEEFTSLFERLIITGTVEEKSEVVFSLDTVIHGYNKINASPETFLGSIDKLYDAIRLVLMVITHILPFVEYSVSGFESTENDIHLGPENAKLLKYCFTVMDSTVSDFEGVFKLDLYACLLFLIGKIYQSAVCNEVVPIILPLLKSITSGLKNNGEESNLLYILYKCISGEFGKTVSDENSLATLFVLLTGGFSGFRKADIDGISQYIISLLDSGAHQEMIYQGVKRVIETSSNSDTSRLVLRPIISHMVTVTGESKSNLNSTLDILLVVSKSIKDDSEKVASLFSMSLILIFDHFDGKILPEHISEKIMVLAERDSMLFQRALRSTLNTKQIDILRLSVQEILSYDSSMGSKDNNTLELFK